The following are encoded together in the Flavobacterium haoranii genome:
- a CDS encoding YfcC family protein: MKIKFPTAQTILLIITAITVLLTWIIPSGKYETLAYTSDSNQFILKGKETSINLKATQYTLDSLAIKIPLEKFTKGEIWKPINIPNTFYYLESEPQGIVSFLKAPVKGIIQAADIIFFVLVLGGAIGIMNFSGAFDAGISSLAKMLKGKEFLLIIIITILIALGGTTFGLAEETIAFYPILIPVFLRARYDAMVALASVYIGSSIGTMISTVNPFSTIIASNVAGINWTTGLTSRIIFLVIGTLVCIAYIIWYGKKVQQDPSKSIIYNQKEAIEKHYFSNKTISETLNLPQRFALIIFLLCFVIMIYGVSQLEWWFEEMTAVFLTGAIIIGLLLRIKEQQFVTEFIKGASDLLGVALIIGIARGVSVIMEEGMIIDTVLFHASNVTSGMNKGLFANMMMLIYSGLSFFIPSSSGMAVLTMPILAPLADTVGLGREIIVDAYQLGQGLFAFINPTGLILATLAIVNVTYDKWLKFVMPLVGILLVLIIGYLTLMASF, from the coding sequence ATGAAAATTAAGTTTCCTACAGCTCAAACCATTTTACTTATTATTACAGCGATTACTGTTTTGTTAACTTGGATAATACCTTCAGGTAAATATGAAACATTAGCTTATACTAGCGATAGTAATCAGTTTATTTTAAAAGGAAAGGAAACTTCAATTAATTTAAAAGCTACACAATATACATTAGATTCATTAGCTATAAAAATTCCTTTAGAAAAGTTTACAAAAGGTGAAATTTGGAAACCCATAAATATTCCCAATACATTTTATTATTTAGAAAGTGAACCACAAGGAATTGTTTCATTTTTAAAAGCGCCCGTAAAAGGAATTATTCAAGCAGCCGATATTATTTTCTTCGTTTTAGTTTTAGGTGGTGCAATTGGGATTATGAATTTTTCTGGAGCATTTGACGCAGGAATTTCAAGTTTGGCAAAAATGCTAAAAGGAAAAGAATTTTTACTCATTATCATCATTACAATTCTAATTGCATTAGGTGGAACTACTTTTGGTTTAGCTGAAGAAACGATTGCTTTTTATCCTATATTAATTCCAGTTTTCTTAAGAGCACGCTATGATGCAATGGTTGCTCTAGCTTCAGTTTACATTGGTTCTAGTATTGGAACCATGATTTCAACGGTTAATCCATTTTCTACTATTATTGCTTCAAACGTTGCAGGAATAAATTGGACTACAGGATTAACGTCTAGAATTATTTTTCTTGTAATTGGAACTTTGGTTTGCATAGCTTACATCATTTGGTACGGTAAAAAAGTACAACAAGATCCATCAAAATCAATTATTTATAATCAAAAAGAAGCAATTGAAAAGCATTATTTTTCAAATAAAACTATAAGTGAAACTTTAAATTTACCTCAAAGATTTGCCTTAATTATTTTCTTGTTGTGTTTTGTAATAATGATTTACGGAGTGTCACAATTAGAATGGTGGTTCGAAGAAATGACAGCTGTTTTCTTAACTGGAGCTATAATAATTGGATTGCTTTTAAGAATTAAAGAACAACAATTTGTAACCGAATTTATTAAAGGTGCATCAGATTTGTTAGGAGTTGCATTAATTATTGGAATTGCTCGTGGCGTTTCGGTAATAATGGAAGAAGGAATGATTATCGATACCGTTTTATTTCATGCAAGTAACGTAACAAGCGGTATGAATAAAGGTTTATTTGCTAATATGATGATGCTAATTTATTCGGGATTATCTTTTTTTATTCCATCTTCTTCAGGAATGGCTGTTTTAACCATGCCTATTTTGGCGCCTTTAGCAGATACAGTTGGTTTGGGTAGAGAAATAATTGTAGATGCTTATCAATTGGGACAAGGATTATTTGCATTTATAAATCCAACCGGACTTATATTAGCCACTTTAGCGATTGTAAATGTTACTTACGATAAATGGCTAAAATTTGTAATGCCTTTAGTCGGAATTTTATTGGTCTTAATAATTGGTTACTTAACTTTAATGGCGTCTTTTTGA
- a CDS encoding TerB family tellurite resistance protein — MEDYQERISLLQEMIGFALVDGELHDREYDFIQMVAQELEIDNETLHKLFDKKHEKVVIKDEFNRVLQFYRLALLMHCDGVLHEREQMKINEIGINMGLNPYAMKRVLHLMKNSDSGLIDPQTLLTVFSEQHN; from the coding sequence ATGGAAGATTATCAAGAACGTATCAGTTTATTGCAAGAAATGATTGGTTTTGCATTGGTTGATGGAGAACTTCATGATCGAGAATACGATTTTATTCAAATGGTTGCTCAAGAATTAGAAATTGACAACGAAACTCTTCATAAACTTTTCGACAAGAAACATGAAAAAGTAGTTATTAAGGATGAGTTTAATCGTGTTTTACAGTTTTATCGTTTAGCTCTTTTAATGCATTGCGACGGCGTTTTACATGAACGTGAGCAGATGAAAATCAACGAAATTGGAATAAACATGGGATTAAATCCTTATGCTATGAAAAGAGTTTTACATCTTATGAAAAACTCTGATTCTGGATTAATTGATCCTCAAACTTTACTAACTGTTTTTAGCGAACAGCATAATTAG
- a CDS encoding DUF1456 family protein yields the protein MTNNDIFKKLRVALQLRDDQIVEILQLVDFRMSKGELGNFFRDEKHPKYMECGDQVLRNFLNGLVVYLRGTKESPKVPMEVLATHKKQEIKTDKPKVTEKPKPKKKVFVEKKKPVVQAVKFKNGKKKND from the coding sequence ATGACAAATAACGATATATTCAAAAAACTTAGAGTTGCGCTACAATTACGTGATGACCAAATTGTTGAAATTTTACAATTAGTAGATTTCAGAATGTCGAAAGGCGAGTTGGGGAATTTTTTCAGAGATGAAAAACACCCAAAATACATGGAGTGTGGCGATCAAGTATTGCGAAATTTTTTAAACGGTTTGGTTGTTTATTTAAGAGGAACCAAAGAAAGTCCGAAAGTGCCAATGGAAGTCTTAGCTACTCACAAAAAACAAGAAATTAAGACAGATAAACCAAAGGTTACCGAAAAACCTAAACCAAAGAAAAAAGTTTTTGTGGAAAAGAAAAAACCAGTAGTTCAGGCGGTTAAGTTTAAAAACGGAAAAAAGAAAAACGACTAA
- a CDS encoding YgaP family membrane protein, translating into MGKTDKMIRIILAIVLVSLDFFRVVDSPYAWILTLLGIVLAGSTLISFCPLYTIFGINTNKSDNS; encoded by the coding sequence ATTGGAAAAACAGACAAGATGATTCGCATTATTTTGGCTATCGTTTTGGTTTCATTAGATTTTTTTAGAGTTGTCGATAGTCCTTATGCTTGGATATTAACCTTGTTAGGAATAGTTTTAGCAGGTTCAACTTTAATAAGTTTTTGTCCGCTTTATACTATTTTTGGCATCAATACAAATAAATCAGATAATTCATAA
- a CDS encoding BatA domain-containing protein, translated as MHFKHPEILYFLFLLVIPILVHLFQLRRFKKTYFTNVKLLKELQQQTHKTSTIKKWLLLATRLLLFAFLIFAFAQPFFEAKESEQKQNELVILLDNSFSMQAKGENGELLKKAVQDILENVDENQIFSIVTPSVAFWDVDKHAIQSDLQKLSYTYLPFEIDNLVNQVTLSKPNVPVDYIVITDGVQVKPSSLLNEVKSNVYFWLPKSEKQYNCSIENMSIVNESDNLYDIKIDLKSYGEFEDKVQLSIFEDNQVIAKTQVEFAKNKAEILVSVPKKEMQGTVVIDDKSLTFDNTYYFTLAKPDKSNVLVVSSESNATFLNKIYTNKEFNLELSTLKTLDFSKIENQDCIVLNELTNLPQSLLNTLQVFYQNGGNIVVVPNRDSNLEDYNALLQKFGNGKIVSSFNTEKEITKINFKHPLYENVFEKSVSNFQYPKVNSGFQFSGNFFNVLTFSDGQPFLASLSNKVGNLFLFSSALNKENSNFQNSPLIVPTFYKMAFSKLNATSSTFEIGQNSNLILNTSLAKDEVVTVKNKNYSFIPIQQIITNKVKLTFQDYPEVAGNYNIIQQDKEISKISFNYPKNESNCVQNNTLNFDNFTPIKSVSEALDEMYSKRLDTVLWKWFLATTLLFLIIELLIQKFVK; from the coding sequence ATGCACTTTAAACATCCGGAAATTCTTTACTTTTTATTTCTTTTGGTTATACCAATTTTGGTGCATTTGTTTCAATTAAGACGTTTTAAGAAAACTTATTTTACAAACGTTAAATTACTTAAAGAACTTCAACAGCAAACGCATAAAACGAGTACAATTAAAAAATGGTTGTTGTTAGCAACGCGTTTGTTATTATTTGCTTTTTTAATTTTTGCTTTTGCGCAACCTTTTTTTGAAGCTAAAGAAAGCGAACAAAAACAGAACGAATTAGTTATTCTTTTAGACAATTCGTTTTCGATGCAAGCAAAAGGAGAAAATGGTGAATTATTAAAAAAAGCTGTTCAAGATATTTTAGAAAATGTAGATGAAAATCAAATATTTTCAATAGTTACACCTTCTGTTGCTTTTTGGGATGTTGATAAACACGCTATACAATCAGATTTACAAAAATTATCGTATACTTACTTACCTTTTGAAATTGATAATTTAGTAAACCAAGTTACGTTATCGAAACCAAATGTTCCTGTAGATTATATTGTGATTACAGACGGAGTTCAAGTAAAACCTTCGAGTTTATTGAATGAAGTAAAAAGTAACGTTTATTTTTGGTTACCAAAATCGGAAAAGCAATACAATTGTAGTATCGAAAACATGTCAATTGTAAATGAAAGCGACAACTTGTATGATATTAAAATTGATTTAAAATCTTATGGAGAATTTGAAGATAAAGTGCAACTTTCCATTTTTGAAGACAATCAGGTAATTGCTAAAACGCAAGTTGAATTTGCTAAAAATAAAGCCGAAATTTTGGTGTCGGTTCCTAAAAAAGAAATGCAAGGAACTGTCGTAATTGATGATAAGAGTTTAACTTTTGATAATACGTATTATTTTACACTAGCTAAACCCGATAAAAGCAATGTTTTAGTGGTTTCAAGTGAATCAAATGCTACTTTTTTAAATAAGATTTACACAAATAAAGAATTCAATTTAGAACTTTCTACTTTAAAAACTTTAGATTTTAGTAAAATTGAAAATCAAGATTGTATTGTTTTAAACGAGCTTACAAATCTGCCACAATCGTTGTTAAATACCCTACAAGTTTTTTATCAAAATGGCGGAAATATTGTTGTGGTGCCAAATCGAGATAGTAATCTAGAAGATTATAATGCGTTATTGCAAAAGTTTGGTAACGGAAAAATTGTTAGTTCTTTTAATACCGAAAAAGAAATTACCAAAATCAATTTTAAGCATCCCTTGTATGAAAATGTTTTTGAGAAATCGGTATCTAATTTTCAATATCCAAAAGTGAATTCTGGATTTCAATTCTCAGGAAACTTTTTTAATGTGTTAACTTTTTCTGACGGACAACCATTTTTAGCATCACTTTCAAACAAAGTTGGTAATTTATTTTTGTTTTCAAGTGCTCTAAATAAAGAGAATAGCAATTTTCAAAATTCTCCACTTATTGTGCCAACATTTTATAAAATGGCATTTTCAAAATTAAATGCAACTTCATCAACTTTTGAGATAGGACAAAATAGTAATTTAATTTTAAATACAAGTTTGGCTAAAGATGAAGTGGTAACTGTTAAAAATAAAAATTATAGTTTTATTCCTATTCAGCAAATTATTACGAATAAAGTTAAATTAACTTTTCAAGATTATCCTGAAGTGGCGGGAAATTATAATATTATTCAACAAGATAAGGAAATCTCCAAAATAAGTTTTAATTATCCTAAAAACGAAAGTAATTGTGTTCAAAATAATACTCTAAATTTTGATAACTTTACACCTATAAAATCAGTTTCAGAAGCACTAGATGAAATGTATTCAAAACGTTTAGATACAGTGCTTTGGAAATGGTTTTTAGCAACAACACTACTATTTTTAATTATTGAACTACTAATCCAAAAATTCGTAAAATGA
- a CDS encoding dihydroorotase has translation MTTVVLKQATILDKSSSFHNQKVDIKIENGTIVAISSKIETKDTDEVVEINGLHVSQGWMDSSVSFGEPGYEDRETIVNGLNVAAKSGFTTVALQPNAAPIIDNQALVKFVLNKASNNAVSLYPIGALTKESEGTDLAELFDMKNARAIAFGDYQKSMSNANLFKIALQYVQDFDGLVIGFSQDSNIKGKGIVNEGIVSTKLGLKGIPTLAEELQIARNLFLLEYTGGKLHIPTISTQKSIELIKEAKAKGLQVTCSVAVHNLVLNDEVLTGFDSRYKVLPPLRDEATRLALIEAVKNGVIDCITSDHNPIDIEHKKLEFDLAKDGTIGLESAFGALQTVLPTEVIVEKLTAAKSIFNVNNPNIEIGNQADLSLFTTNEDWTFTKENILSKSKNSAFLGQNMKGKAIGIMNNGQLIINN, from the coding sequence ATGACAACAGTCGTACTTAAACAAGCAACAATACTAGATAAATCAAGTTCTTTTCATAATCAAAAAGTAGATATTAAAATAGAAAACGGCACAATCGTAGCTATAAGTTCTAAAATAGAAACTAAAGACACAGACGAGGTTGTTGAAATAAACGGACTTCATGTTTCTCAAGGTTGGATGGATAGTTCAGTTAGTTTTGGTGAACCAGGTTATGAAGACAGAGAAACTATCGTAAACGGATTAAATGTCGCTGCAAAAAGCGGATTTACTACGGTTGCACTTCAACCAAATGCTGCACCAATTATTGATAACCAAGCTTTAGTAAAGTTTGTTTTAAATAAAGCATCAAATAATGCAGTGAGTTTGTATCCAATTGGTGCTCTAACAAAAGAAAGTGAAGGTACAGATTTAGCAGAACTTTTTGATATGAAAAACGCTCGTGCAATTGCTTTTGGAGATTATCAGAAATCGATGAGTAATGCCAACTTATTTAAAATTGCACTTCAGTATGTACAAGATTTTGACGGATTAGTAATTGGCTTCAGTCAAGATTCAAATATTAAAGGAAAAGGAATAGTTAATGAAGGAATTGTTTCTACCAAATTAGGGTTAAAAGGTATTCCTACTCTTGCCGAAGAATTACAAATTGCAAGAAACTTATTTCTTTTAGAATACACGGGCGGAAAATTACATATTCCAACGATTTCAACTCAAAAATCAATTGAGTTAATAAAAGAAGCTAAAGCAAAAGGTTTACAAGTAACTTGTAGTGTGGCGGTTCATAATTTAGTTTTAAATGACGAAGTTTTAACTGGTTTTGATTCTCGTTACAAAGTATTACCTCCATTACGAGATGAAGCTACTCGTTTAGCTTTAATTGAAGCTGTTAAAAACGGAGTAATCGATTGTATCACTTCCGATCATAATCCAATTGATATTGAGCATAAAAAGTTAGAGTTCGATTTAGCTAAAGATGGAACCATTGGTTTAGAAAGTGCATTTGGAGCTTTGCAAACCGTTTTACCAACTGAAGTAATTGTAGAAAAATTAACAGCAGCTAAATCAATTTTTAATGTAAATAATCCAAATATTGAAATTGGAAATCAAGCCGATTTAAGTTTATTTACTACAAATGAGGATTGGACGTTTACTAAAGAAAATATTTTAAGTAAGTCTAAAAATTCAGCATTCTTAGGTCAAAATATGAAAGGTAAAGCAATCGGGATAATGAATAATGGACAATTAATAATTAACAATTAA
- a CDS encoding DUF4870 domain-containing protein, protein MNDIEKGKTTAIVAYITIIGSIVAIFMNQEENKSEFASFHIRQALGISLTYFLLGYFIGYFDSWMVSSAFWLFIFILWIYGFVGCLSGDKRTVPLVGEFYQKLFKNL, encoded by the coding sequence ATGAACGATATAGAAAAAGGAAAAACAACAGCAATTGTGGCTTATATTACGATAATAGGAAGTATAGTTGCCATTTTTATGAATCAAGAAGAAAATAAAAGCGAGTTTGCTAGTTTTCACATTCGTCAAGCTTTAGGAATATCATTAACTTATTTTTTATTAGGTTATTTTATTGGATATTTTGATAGTTGGATGGTTTCTTCTGCTTTTTGGTTGTTTATTTTTATTCTTTGGATTTATGGTTTTGTAGGTTGTTTAAGTGGCGATAAAAGAACGGTTCCACTAGTTGGAGAATTTTACCAAAAACTTTTTAAAAATCTATAA
- the tpx gene encoding thiol peroxidase has protein sequence MATVTLGGNPIHTSGELPKVGDSIKDFQLVKPDLSVASLESYKGSKLVLNIFPSIDTGTCATSVRQFNAKASELNNTKVLCISRDLPFAQKRFCGAEGIENVETLSDFKDGNFGKNYGLEIVDGPLAGLHSRVVIVTDENGKVLHAEQVAEIANEPNYDAALAVL, from the coding sequence ATGGCAACAGTAACATTAGGAGGAAATCCTATTCATACAAGTGGAGAATTACCAAAAGTAGGAGATTCTATTAAAGATTTTCAATTAGTAAAGCCTGATTTATCAGTGGCAAGTTTAGAAAGCTACAAAGGAAGTAAATTAGTTTTAAATATTTTTCCAAGTATCGATACAGGTACATGTGCTACATCTGTACGTCAATTTAATGCAAAAGCAAGTGAGTTAAATAATACTAAAGTGCTTTGTATTTCTAGAGATTTACCATTTGCACAAAAAAGATTTTGTGGAGCAGAAGGTATTGAAAATGTAGAAACTTTATCAGATTTTAAAGATGGAAATTTTGGTAAAAACTACGGATTAGAAATTGTTGACGGGCCATTAGCTGGTTTACATTCACGTGTAGTTATTGTAACTGATGAAAATGGTAAAGTGTTACATGCAGAGCAAGTAGCAGAAATTGCAAATGAACCAAATTACGACGCTGCTTTAGCGGTTTTATAA
- a CDS encoding diacylglycerol kinase family protein, translating to MKFQKDETLFTGRLKSMVFAAKGAFKLITTEHSVMVQSSIGVIMTIAGFYFHISKTEWLVQTLAIGMVLGIEGLNTAVEKIADFVHPDYHEKIGFIKDIAAGAVFFAAMTALAIGAIIYVPKFI from the coding sequence ATGAAATTTCAAAAAGACGAAACTTTATTCACCGGACGATTAAAAAGTATGGTGTTTGCAGCTAAGGGGGCCTTTAAATTGATTACTACCGAGCATAGTGTTATGGTGCAATCGTCAATTGGTGTAATCATGACTATTGCAGGTTTCTATTTTCACATTTCTAAAACAGAATGGCTGGTTCAAACGCTTGCTATAGGGATGGTTTTAGGAATTGAAGGTTTAAATACTGCAGTAGAAAAAATTGCCGATTTTGTTCATCCTGATTATCATGAAAAAATTGGTTTTATAAAAGATATTGCGGCTGGTGCTGTATTTTTTGCTGCAATGACAGCTTTAGCAATTGGAGCTATAATTTATGTTCCAAAATTTATATAA
- a CDS encoding DNA translocase FtsK — MAKKTKQENSSSTSIKEKFNFQFNRQQKFAIGILLVLLSVALLLSFVSYFVTGNVDQSEVAEVFSRKSRVENWLGKFGAYLADFFLYKGFGVASFIFVRILFLAGAYLILDLALGKLKKSLFWDLYLIIVVSVLFGFFWDMLPQLSGTIGYEMNLFTQDYIGKIGTLLVLIFGVIIFLVFKIKVSPDTVKNLFEKPSKELDEAIQKAQVTSTEDNASVNNIVAETLENDEFDGVSDLVVQNNIDEDFIIREDDEAISKIELKTKSPFEIDKESLKPTIATASELSLDPKPIPEPIENVADVVKEATPIETENSDFVIEKIEEEEIVVENLAAKLVQDFGEFDPTLELSNYQLPPIDLLKEYTTGGITIDQNELEENKNRIVDTLKNYNIGISQIKATVGPTVTLYEIVPDAGIRISKIKNLEDDIALSLAALGIRIIAPIPGKGTIGIEVPNNKPTMVAMKSVIASPKFQQAEMELPVALGKTISNETFVVDLAKMPHLLMAGATGQGKSVGLNAILTSLLYKKHPAEVKFVLVDPKKVELTLFNKIERHYLAKLPDTEEAIITDNTKVINTLNSLCIEMDNRYSLLKDAMVRNIKEYNEKFKQRKLNPENGHRFLPYIVLVVDEFADLIMTAGKEVETPIARLAQLARAIGIHLIIATQRPSVNVITGMIKANFPARIAFRVMSKIDSRTILDAGGADQLIGRGDLLYTNGNDMVRVQCAFVDTPEVEKICEFIGSQKAYPDAYLLPEYVGEESGTTLDIDINDRDSLFREAAEVIVTAQQGSASLIQRKLKLGYNRAGRIIDQLEAAGIVGPFEGSKARSVLIPDLVALEHFLNNEQNNK, encoded by the coding sequence ATGGCCAAAAAAACAAAACAAGAAAATTCATCTTCTACATCGATAAAAGAAAAATTTAACTTTCAATTCAACCGACAACAAAAATTTGCGATAGGTATTCTATTGGTTTTATTGTCTGTTGCATTGTTATTGTCTTTTGTGTCTTATTTTGTTACTGGAAATGTGGATCAAAGTGAGGTTGCAGAAGTTTTTAGTAGAAAATCGAGAGTAGAAAATTGGTTAGGAAAGTTTGGAGCCTATTTAGCAGATTTCTTTTTATACAAAGGTTTTGGAGTAGCTTCTTTTATTTTTGTTAGAATCTTGTTTTTAGCAGGTGCTTATTTAATTCTCGATTTAGCACTTGGAAAATTAAAAAAATCGCTTTTCTGGGATTTATATTTAATCATTGTAGTTTCAGTTTTATTTGGTTTTTTCTGGGATATGTTACCACAGTTAAGTGGAACTATTGGCTACGAAATGAATTTGTTTACTCAAGATTACATTGGGAAAATTGGAACATTATTAGTTTTAATTTTCGGAGTAATAATCTTTTTAGTTTTTAAAATAAAAGTTTCGCCAGATACTGTTAAAAACCTATTTGAAAAACCTTCAAAAGAACTCGATGAAGCAATCCAAAAAGCACAAGTTACTTCAACAGAAGATAATGCTTCAGTAAATAATATTGTAGCTGAAACATTAGAAAACGATGAGTTTGATGGTGTGTCAGATTTAGTCGTTCAAAATAATATAGATGAAGATTTTATCATAAGAGAAGACGATGAAGCAATTTCTAAAATTGAATTAAAGACAAAGTCTCCATTTGAAATTGATAAAGAATCTTTAAAGCCAACTATCGCTACAGCTTCAGAATTATCGTTGGATCCTAAACCAATTCCTGAGCCAATTGAAAATGTTGCAGATGTAGTTAAAGAAGCAACTCCAATAGAAACAGAAAACAGCGATTTTGTTATTGAAAAAATTGAAGAAGAAGAAATTGTAGTCGAAAACCTAGCAGCGAAGTTAGTGCAAGACTTTGGAGAGTTTGATCCTACTTTAGAATTGTCAAATTATCAATTACCACCTATTGATTTATTAAAGGAATACACAACAGGCGGAATTACAATTGATCAAAACGAATTAGAAGAAAATAAAAACCGAATTGTAGATACTTTAAAAAACTACAATATTGGTATTTCACAAATTAAAGCAACTGTTGGACCAACGGTTACATTATATGAAATTGTACCTGATGCTGGTATTCGTATTTCTAAAATTAAAAATTTAGAAGACGATATTGCATTATCATTGGCGGCTCTTGGAATTCGTATTATTGCTCCAATACCTGGTAAAGGAACAATTGGTATTGAAGTTCCAAATAATAAACCTACTATGGTAGCGATGAAAAGTGTTATCGCTTCGCCAAAATTCCAACAAGCCGAAATGGAATTACCAGTAGCTTTAGGTAAAACAATTTCAAATGAAACTTTTGTAGTCGATTTAGCAAAAATGCCACACTTGTTAATGGCAGGTGCAACAGGTCAAGGTAAATCAGTTGGATTAAATGCTATTTTAACTTCGTTATTATATAAAAAACATCCCGCTGAGGTTAAGTTTGTTCTTGTTGATCCTAAAAAAGTAGAATTAACGCTTTTTAATAAAATTGAACGACATTATTTAGCAAAACTTCCTGATACAGAAGAAGCTATTATTACAGATAATACTAAAGTAATTAATACTTTAAACTCGTTGTGTATTGAAATGGATAACCGTTACTCTCTATTAAAAGATGCAATGGTTCGTAACATTAAAGAATACAACGAAAAGTTCAAACAACGTAAATTAAATCCTGAAAACGGACACCGATTTTTACCTTATATCGTATTGGTAGTAGACGAGTTCGCCGATTTAATTATGACAGCAGGAAAAGAAGTAGAAACGCCAATTGCTCGTTTAGCTCAGTTAGCGCGTGCTATTGGTATTCACTTAATTATTGCTACGCAACGTCCGTCTGTAAACGTAATTACAGGTATGATTAAAGCCAATTTCCCAGCACGTATTGCCTTTAGAGTAATGTCTAAAATTGATTCAAGAACAATATTAGATGCAGGTGGAGCAGATCAGCTAATTGGACGTGGAGATTTACTTTATACTAATGGTAATGATATGGTAAGGGTACAATGTGCCTTTGTAGATACGCCAGAGGTTGAGAAAATTTGTGAATTCATTGGTTCTCAAAAAGCCTATCCAGATGCTTACTTACTTCCTGAGTATGTAGGGGAGGAAAGTGGCACGACTCTTGATATCGATATAAACGACCGAGATTCTTTATTTAGGGAAGCTGCAGAAGTGATTGTCACAGCACAACAAGGAAGTGCTTCTTTAATTCAAAGAAAATTGAAGTTGGGTTACAATAGAGCTGGAAGAATTATAGATCAATTAGAAGCTGCTGGTATTGTAGGACCTTTTGAAGGAAGTAAAGCACGTTCTGTTTTAATTCCTGATTTAGTAGCATTAGAACATTTTTTAAACAACGAACAAAACAATAAATAA
- a CDS encoding LolA family protein translates to MNKFLKVAVLFIFGISTFQAQNAQKAKALLDEVSAKVKTYENIVIDFKYSLNNPKENINQESKGNVTLKGNLYNLNFMGITKIFDGKKIYTIVPEDEEITISKYDESDKDAVTPNKMLTFFDSGYKYSWDILQNIKGRKIQYVKLVPISSKDQRKEILVGVDVQTKHIYNLIETGKNGTRTTLTVNSFKTNQPLSKNHFTFTESKYPNYYINRLD, encoded by the coding sequence ATGAACAAGTTTTTAAAAGTAGCAGTACTTTTTATTTTCGGAATTTCAACTTTCCAAGCCCAAAATGCTCAAAAAGCAAAAGCACTATTAGATGAAGTTTCTGCAAAGGTGAAAACATATGAGAATATTGTAATCGATTTTAAATATTCATTAAACAATCCAAAGGAAAACATAAATCAAGAAAGTAAAGGAAATGTTACCCTTAAAGGAAATTTATACAATTTAAATTTCATGGGCATTACTAAAATATTTGATGGTAAAAAGATTTATACGATTGTTCCTGAAGATGAAGAAATTACGATTTCTAAATATGATGAAAGCGATAAAGATGCTGTAACGCCGAACAAAATGTTGACATTTTTCGATTCTGGATATAAATACAGTTGGGATATTTTGCAAAATATTAAAGGGAGAAAAATTCAATATGTAAAATTGGTTCCAATTAGTTCAAAAGATCAAAGAAAAGAAATCTTAGTGGGTGTAGATGTGCAAACAAAACATATCTATAATTTAATTGAAACGGGTAAAAATGGTACAAGAACAACTTTAACTGTTAATTCTTTTAAAACAAATCAGCCATTATCAAAAAATCATTTTACCTTTACCGAATCAAAATATCCTAATTATTACATCAATAGGTTAGATTAA